Genomic window (Streptosporangium brasiliense):
GCACCACTTCGACCTCGACGAGGTGGTCTTCGTGCCGACCGGGCACCCGTGGCAGAAGGCCGACAAGACGGTCTCCGCGCCTGAGGACCGGTATCTGATGACGGTCATCGCGACCGCCTCCAACCCGCGCTTCTCGGTCAGCCGCGTGGACATCGACCGTCCGGGCCCGACCTTCACCATCGACACCCTGCGGGAGATCGCCGCCGCCTGGGGGCCGGACGTGGAGCTGTACTTCATCACCGGCGCCGACGCCCTCGCCCAGATCCTGAGCTGGCGAGACGTCGACGAGCTGTTCACCATCGCCCACTTCGTCGGCGCCACCCGGCCCGGCCACGTCCTGCACGACCCGGGGCTGCCGGAGGGCAGAGTCAGCCTGCTGGAGATCCCGGCGCTGGCCATCTCGTCCTCGGAGTGCCGGGAACGGGTCGCCTCCGGGCAGCCCATCTGGTATCTCGTGCCGGACGGTATCGTTCAGTACATCAACAAGCGCGGTCTTTACCGCTACGTGAGCCCCTGATCGGACCGCCAATTCGTTTGCGGAGCGGAATCGGGTGGCACACGATAGGCGTTGTATCTGTGGTGCCCTCATCGGGCATCCGATCGGGCACCCTGATAGGTGACAGCGCCGACTACAGGAGGACTAACCGACACCGTGACCGCAACCGACAGATCCGTCCAGCTCATCAGGCTCGCCGCCGAGGCCGCCGCCGACAAGCTGGCCGATGACATTCTCGCCTACGACGTGAGCGAGCAGCTCGTCATCACCGACGCCTTCCTGCTCTGCTCCGCCACCAACGACCGTCAGGTCCGCGCCATCGTCGACGAAATCGAAGACCGGCTCCGGATCGAGGCCGACGCCAAGCCCGTCCGCCGCGAGGGTGAGCGCGAGGGTCGCTGGGTCCTGCTGGACTACGTCGACATCGTCGTCCACGTCCAGCACGAGGAGGACCGCACCTTCTACGCTCTCGAGCGCCTGTGGAAGGACTGCCCCTCCATCGCCCTGCCCGACAGCGTGACCCAGGTCGCCGCCCAGCGCGCCCGCCAGGCGGTAACTGAGTGAGCCGCCGGGTCGTCTGCCTGAGGCATGGCCAGACGCTCTGGAACGTCGAACGCCGCTTCCAGGGCCACAGCGACATACCGCTGGACGAGACCGGTATGGCGCAGGCGGCCCGCGCCGCCTCGCTGCTCGCCGCCCTCCGCCCCAGCATGATCGTCTCCTCGGACCTCCAGCGGGCCGTGGACACCGCCTCGGCACTGGGGCGGATCACCGGCCTGAACGTGGCCGTGGACAAGGATCTGCGCGAGCGCGGGGGCGGCGAGTGGGAGGGGCTCACCCGCGAGGAGATCTCCGCGGGCTGGCCCCGGGAGTTCGCCGACTGGGAGGCCCCGGGCGGCGAGCACGTCACCGACGTCGCCAAGCGGGTGTCGACGTCGGTCCGCCGCTGGGCGGCCGAGCTCGACCCCGACGGTCTGCTGGTGGTCGCCTCCCACGGGGCGGCGCTCCGCCTCGGCATCGCCAGCCTGCTGGGCCTGCCCGAGGAGCTCTGGTCGGCCCTCGGCGGCCTGGGAAACTGCTCGTGGTCGGTGCTGGAGGAGGGCCGCAAGGGCTGGCGCCTGCTGGAGCACAACGCCGGCACCCTACCCGAGCCGGTCAAGAGCGACGACAGTCCCGAGGCCACGAACGCCTGACTCCCCGGCGAGGCTTGCGCCCGGGGATGACGGGCGCGAGCCGTACGGCCGTCGATTAGGTGAACACGCGGTTGTCCCTATATGCTTCCGAAGCGCCGCAACGAGAGCACTCGGAGCGGTGACCAGGGGCTATGGCGCAGCTGGTAGCGCGCCTCCATGGCATGGAGGAGGTCTGGGGTTCGAATCCCCATAGCTCCACAGCAGGTCCGTTCCTGGGACGGCCTGAAGGGAGTCGAGATCCCGCCTGATCATCTTGATCAGGCGGGATCTTGTCGTTCTCAGGCATGTGCGGCCGCCGGTGAGTCCCTCCAAGCGCGTGGGACGGTCGTGGCGGAGGGTGCGGGCAGGGTGCGGGCCTCCGCGGAACCCGGCGGTTCGATCAACGGGTCTGCCGGAAGGCGGGCCAGGCCATGGCGACGAATGAGGCGAGAACGACGCTGACCAGCAGCCGCTGGACCAGGCCCGCGATGCCGTGGCCGGCCCCCTCTACGGTCGGCTCGAACGTCAGGAAGAACCCGACGACCAGGGCCAGGATCACCGGGCTGGCGACGAGCAGCCACAGGCCCAGGCGCCGGTGGCGCCGGGTGGTCCGGAACAGCGAGCCGGCGACGAGGAAGCTGGCTACGGGGACCCCGGCGGCGAGGAGGAATCCGATGGAGTGCGGCACCATCGCCTCGAGATCGAAGACGCCGTCGATGATCATCCCGACTGGTGTGGCGGCGAGCAGGACCGCGCACGTCATGCGCGCCGTCCGCCGACGCTGTGTGTCGACGGTCATGGCGATGCCGGCGACCCCGGCGAGCAGCATGACTCCGCCGACGACGAAGGCCGCGTTCATGAAGGGCGCCGTGTCGCCCAGCCCCAGGCCGCTGATCGGTTGGGCGATGGGCGAGTAGGGCTCGATCCGGGCGCCGAAGATCGGGTAACCGGTGCTGAGCGAGCCGAGGATCAGCCAGGCGAGTGTGAACAGTGTCGGTCCGGCGATGGCGCCGAGCGCGAGCCATCGAGCCATGGTCGAGGTCGAGGTCGAGGTGATCGGGGGCGAGGTGGTCATGGGCCTGTGCCGCCTTTCAGCTGTTGAGTCCGCTCAAGCAGGGCCCGTGGCCGGAGCCCAGGGCTCTTGGCTGCCCGGGGGAGGGCCGGTCCGGGTCTCCCGAGGGCCCGGTGGATCCGGGTCGGGCGTGGATGGCGCCGCCGACGGCTTCCCGGCCGGACCGGCGACAGCGATCTTCACGAGAACCTTCCAGACGTCATTGCGGGTCGAAGATTTTGTGCCACGACGAGATGTAGTCCGGCTGCTCGAGCGCCGGAACGAGCCGGGTGACGAAGCGGTGCTCGGCCTCCAGCAGCGCGAGGCGGTACTCCTCCTCCACCAGGAACACCCAGGGCAGGCCGCCGCCGGTGGCGGCCCGCACCCTCTCGCGGATCCCGCCGATCTCGGTGACCAGCGCTTGTGAGCGCCGTTCGAGCAGCTCGGCGGCCTCTGCGGGCGGAAGCACGCTCAGCAGCGACAGCGCCACGCCGAAGTGCGGATACTCCTCTCGGGGGGTGGCGACCAGCTCGCGCAGCCAGTCGTAGAGCTCGTGCCGGCCCTCATCGGTGATCGAATACACCGTGCGCTCCGGCCGCTCGGTGTCTCGTACGGTCTCCTGCTCGGCGATGAACCCCGCCTTGGTCAGCTGCCGCACCACCATGTACAGCGATCCCCGGTTGTAGTTGAAGCTCCGATCCTTGTCGGTCTCCTGCAGCCGCCGGCCGAGCTCGTAGGGATGCATCGGCTCCATCAGCAGGAACGCCAGCACCGCCAGGGCCAGCGGGTTGGACACCTTGCGCCGCTTGTCCATCGCGACCTCTCTAGTTGATATCAACTATCCATAGCTATTTAGTTGATGTCAACTATATGGCTCAGCCGGGTTATGGATCTGATGGGCCTCGAAACCGCGCCGGCTCCGGCCTCGGGGGCGCCCTCTCCCGCTCCGAGCCGCCCGCTCCGGGCGGCTCGATCCGGCCGGACGTCTGCTGCGGGCCGGGGCCCGTCGCGCACGATAATCGGTGCCATGCGGGTCGGTGTGCTGGGCGCGATGGAGGTGCGGGACGCCGCGGGCGGCCCGATCGCTGTGGGCGGTCCGCGGGTGCGGGCGCTGCTGGCGATGCTGGCACTCGACGCCGGACGGATCGTCACCACCGAACGGCTGATCGATGGCCTCTACGGCGAGCAGCCGCCGGGCAACGCCGCCAACGCGCTCCAGTCCCAGGTCTCCCGGCTCCGCCGGCTGCTGGGGGGCGGGGCGGTGGAGTTCCACCCGGCGGGCTACCGGCTGGCGGTGCCGCCGCAGGAGGTCGACGCGTACCGGTTCGAGCGGCTGGCCGAGGAGGGGCACCGGGCCCTGGCCGCCGCCGACCGGCCCCGCGCCGCCGCGCTCCTGCGCGAGGCACTGGCCCTGTGGCGGGGGCCGGCGCTGCCCGACGTCGGGGCGGCGCCGTTCGCCCGCGCGCAGGTCGCGCGTCTGGAGGAGCTGCGCCTGGCGGCCGTCGAGGAGCGCGTCGAGGTCGAGCTGGCGACGGGCGGGCACCGGACGCTGGTGGCGGAGCTACGGGACCTGGTGGCCGCGCAGCCGCTCCGGGAGCGGCTGCGCGGACAGCTCATGCGCGCGCTGTACGGCAGCGGGCGGCAGGCGGAGGCGCTGGCCGTCTACGAGGAGGCCCGGCGGATCCTCGCCGAGGAGCTCGGAGCCGAGCCCACGGCCGAGCTGGCGGCGACACACCTGGCCGTGCTCCGGGCCGACCCGTCCCTCACCGCCGCGGCGGCTACCGTGCGGCCGGCCGGGCCTCATACGCTGACGCCTCACGCGCTGACGCCTCACGGGGCCGTGCCTGAGAGCGCCGGGCCTCCCACGCTCGCG
Coding sequences:
- a CDS encoding DUF998 domain-containing protein, translating into MTTSPPITSTSTSTMARWLALGAIAGPTLFTLAWLILGSLSTGYPIFGARIEPYSPIAQPISGLGLGDTAPFMNAAFVVGGVMLLAGVAGIAMTVDTQRRRTARMTCAVLLAATPVGMIIDGVFDLEAMVPHSIGFLLAAGVPVASFLVAGSLFRTTRRHRRLGLWLLVASPVILALVVGFFLTFEPTVEGAGHGIAGLVQRLLVSVVLASFVAMAWPAFRQTR
- a CDS encoding histidine phosphatase family protein is translated as MSRRVVCLRHGQTLWNVERRFQGHSDIPLDETGMAQAARAASLLAALRPSMIVSSDLQRAVDTASALGRITGLNVAVDKDLRERGGGEWEGLTREEISAGWPREFADWEAPGGEHVTDVAKRVSTSVRRWAAELDPDGLLVVASHGAALRLGIASLLGLPEELWSALGGLGNCSWSVLEEGRKGWRLLEHNAGTLPEPVKSDDSPEATNA
- the nadD gene encoding nicotinate-nucleotide adenylyltransferase produces the protein MMNAPTGQGKRRLGVMGGTFDPIHHGHLVAASEVAHHFDLDEVVFVPTGHPWQKADKTVSAPEDRYLMTVIATASNPRFSVSRVDIDRPGPTFTIDTLREIAAAWGPDVELYFITGADALAQILSWRDVDELFTIAHFVGATRPGHVLHDPGLPEGRVSLLEIPALAISSSECRERVASGQPIWYLVPDGIVQYINKRGLYRYVSP
- a CDS encoding PadR family transcriptional regulator — translated: MDKRRKVSNPLALAVLAFLLMEPMHPYELGRRLQETDKDRSFNYNRGSLYMVVRQLTKAGFIAEQETVRDTERPERTVYSITDEGRHELYDWLRELVATPREEYPHFGVALSLLSVLPPAEAAELLERRSQALVTEIGGIRERVRAATGGGLPWVFLVEEEYRLALLEAEHRFVTRLVPALEQPDYISSWHKIFDPQ
- the rsfS gene encoding ribosome silencing factor, which translates into the protein MTATDRSVQLIRLAAEAAADKLADDILAYDVSEQLVITDAFLLCSATNDRQVRAIVDEIEDRLRIEADAKPVRREGEREGRWVLLDYVDIVVHVQHEEDRTFYALERLWKDCPSIALPDSVTQVAAQRARQAVTE